TCCACTCGATGTGTTTGATTAAATGTAAACTTTGTTCATTTATCATTGATAGTAGAAGCTGTGCTAAATTTGTGAGCAGCTACCTTATGGATTCACTTGCTTAGCCATGTAGCAAACACCTTACACCATACCATCTTCAATGGCTTAACGAAGGTTCAAAAGTCTGTGTGCTAAAACAATGCTTGATCACTTTTGAACTTGGGACTTACATTGATGAAGTTTGGTGTGATGTCGTTCCCATGCATGTCCGCCCACTTGTTACTTGGTAGACCATAGCAGTACGACCGTGATGTTATTCGTCATGGTAAATTAAATTGATATTCCTTCGTTTTCTATGGAAAAAAGTACATTTTCACCCCTTTGAATCTGAAAGATGTTCACAATGATAAAATCAAGATGATGAAGTTCTATAAGGAAGTTATAGGAAGTAAGACACAAACAACCAATAAATGAGCTTTTAAACGAGTTTAATCGTGAACATAAACGAACCGAACACACCTATATTCATGTTCATTTGTTTATTAAACAGacataaaaattttgttcatactCACTTATTTAACTTAATAAAGGAACATAAATAAacattatataaataatttacgAATAATTCATCAAATCTTGTGTTTATTTACACCCTTACATGTAACGGAAAGAGAGATGTGAAAGCTTAATATTTgggggaaacaaaaaaaaaaaaattgaataatgcAACGGCGGAAATGGGGGGATAAAGAGCTGGCGTGGGGTTGTGGGTTTTAAATATCATTAAATGAGGATTTGCTTTCTGGTTGGCTGCTTCATAAAAAGTCGGCACTCCAGTTTTTCAACATTTAATTATACtttatttacgtactatcagtcCTCTTAATTCCAAGTTTTAAAACTTTTTAGATGCTTAAACGCGTTTTTCAATGATTGTATTATAAATGCTTTAAATTATTTGGTGATTGATTTTAAATTTGACTTTGGCAAAGAAAACCCTGCGTGATTATATGAATGTAAACACAACTTTCCCGAAATTCAATTTGCATCATCATCAACCTCAATAATTATAACTAATGCCTGCAAAAATCCACAATTAACTTTACTTGTCAAACTCAACCATTTTTACTTTGTCATCACTACCAAAAATAGCTATCCTTATCACTGCCAGAAACTACCTTTACTACCCCATCCCCTCCTTCCCTTTATTTAATTATCTAAAAGCTTCAaaaacctttttctttccatCTCAAACCGTGATGGGTGCTTCTGAATCAGTTCCTCAGAAATCAATCCATGAATTCACTGTCAAGGTTCTTCTCTACCCTTTACATTTCTTTGATAATTCCTCTTTCTTTTGACTGGGTTTTATGCTTTTGTTCTGTTGTTTGTGTTGCAGAATAGCAAAGGCCAGGACGTGGACCTTAGCATGTACAAAGGAAAGGTTCTCCTTGTGGTTAATGTTGCTTCTAAATGGTCCTTTTCTACCATATCTTCTCTTCTTTGAACTCGTCGTCTTTCTGTTCTTTCCCGATTCTCAATTGTTTACCTTCATGATTTTAAACAGTGGGTTTACGGATTCAAATTACACCCAGTTGACTGAGCTTTACAACAAATACAAGGACAAAGGTTTGTTTCTCTTTGCTTAGCTgtgtatttcatttttttttagtcGCTTAAAGCATTTGAAATCAGCAACCATGACTGCGTAGTCTGCATAGCTAGTTCAAAGCTAACTCTTCATCTTTTCTTAACACTCGAAAGCTCAAACCTTAGCTAAAATTGGTCGTTATTGAAAAAAGTTGCCGCTTCAAATTATGTCGAATATAACTTTATTTTAACCCTTTAAGAAAGGGTACAAATTACATAAGGAAACAAATTAATTTTTATGCCAAAATCTACTTAAAAATCCCAATTGTGGAGGTCTAGTTTGGTTTATATCGTAGAGGGTAGTTTGTAATGGGAACTAGCAGCTGGAACAGGACTGTGGAAGAAGAAAGGGAATGGGATTAGGGTTTTCTTTTTGAGGAAAAATTTGCATTGAAAATGGACTTTAAACGGAAATTACATGTGCAGACCTGTGGAGCCAGATGACATTTAATTCACAATGATGGAAACTTTGACGCTAGATCAATGATTCAGAACTCTGTTATTAGTTTAGTACTTGTGGAAGACCTTTCTTAAATTCAAGCATCCCTTTTGAGGCTTTTATTATTACTCTACATTTATTTTTTCTTGTACCTAGTGGCTTTGTTCTTTTTCTCATAGCTCTGTAAACAAGTACCTTTTCAATTATCAGTTTAGCCAATTTGATCATATGAAGCAAATGGTCGAACTATAGTTTTGCTTTCGGTTTTCTTCCCTAGATATGTTAGGACTTGATGTTTTTTATTTTCTGATTGAAGGGTTGGAGATCTTGGCATTTCCTTGCAATCAGTTTTGAAGCAAGAACCAGGTACCAGCCAAGAGGCAGAAGAGTTTGCTTGCACAAGATACAAGGCTGAATATCCTATTTTCAAAAAGGTAATGGGTTATATTTAGCATTGGATAATGGATCTCTTTTCTTAGAAGTAGCGCAAGATGTTTTTTCATTGAATATGATCATTGATTGGGTTAATTGTGATTGTAGTTGTTGATTGGATTTTGCCTTTTTCGGATTAATTTAACAACTCTGTCGGGACTGCTACCATAAGAAGATAGAAATAGGTGGAACTATTGATAGAACTCTGCTTCTTCATGAATAATATATGAACTTATTTGAGACTTTTCGTACATGTTGATGTTCCTTATGAATGTTTGTGATTGTTGTTGACTGGGATGGAGCTCAGCTCATTTGCTGACTATTTGTTTTCTATGTACATAAACTAGCTGCATTTGGTTTGCATTCATTGCATCTTTAATGCCAGGGGGACTTTGCATTCTAACTGGTTACTGTTTGCTgctaaaaattttatatatataggtTCGTTGCAACGGGCCGAATACAGAACCTGTCTTCAAGTTCTTAAAAGCAAAGAAATCTGGTTTCTTGGGATCTAGGATAAAGTGGAACTTCACTAAGTTTTTAGTTGATAAGGATGGTAACGTCCTCTCTCGCTATAGCCCAACCACCACACCACTGGCCATAGAGGTATTCCCTACACCCTACTGGTGCCATTTTATCCttgtttctttttaaatttttgaggAGGGGGAATTGAACCCGAAGGTGACCGTGCACCAACCGAGTCAAATGCTCAACTGCGGTGCATGTGTGCGAGACATTAATTTCGTGTTGTGCTGCTTTGGTTGCTGTTGCAGGGTGACATCAAGAAAGCATTGGGAGTGGATACATGAAAATATAGGAGGTGGAGGGAAAATGGAAACTAGAAACAATGTAAATAGGATGAAAGCGGTAGGCGTGGCCCATAATAATGTGTACCACTGTGAGACCTCATGTGTAATGATAATCGCTGCTCGAGTTTGTAAAAAGTAGTAGTTTTACAACTGTGATAGTTTCTTTGCTGCATTTAAGCCTATTAATTTCCTCTTTGGAATTTCATTGTTGTTACTTAAAACTGTTTCAGAATTCAGACCATTGTTACTTAGGTTTTATGCTTGTATgtgttaattattttaattattttgttttgttttaaaatttgtaaCAATATTTTTAGTGGTTTAAAGACATTTTTAGGATAAAATTTATTTCAACTTAAGTTATTCTAAATTATTCTTCAGGTAGATGAACACTCGATTTATTACTTTACATTTAATTTTAAGACatataaacaaatattttaattttaattttaattttaattttaatattgaagTATTTTAATGTGTTCTAAAAATATGATGCCGAgaactatttttaaatttttaaatttatttaatctgttttctatttttattttgcttttgcgatagtattttatattatttttaaaacattatttaatttgAACTTCTtaataatatttttggtttaaaaaTATAATCTCTAAAAACATGTTTGTAGGCTTTTTCTTTTAtctatttaatataaaaaaatctaaaataagtTTACCCTAATTTATTTACGGCAATAGTATGTACAAGTTGGAGGAGGGTGGTGGATAGGCGGCACCACCGTCCTTTTTAGGATAGTAAGTTTTttgttattaaaaaataataataattttttaaagggAGGGTAGTTGGTAGGCggcaccaaaaataaaaatataacctTTATAACCCGTATACAACATACAACCTGAGAAAGTTAGTCAAGCCTACTTGATAGGTGGCACCAGTAGTGATTGTGCCTACCTAATAGGCAACACCGATCTGCTGCAATGGGATGGAATGAGGCCCCTGCTCTACTGTGTCTGCAAGATGGGACGAGACccatgaaaaaaaaaacagaatagagaagaagaagaagagaacgaACGGGAAAAAAAGAGGAGAGAAGAGTAGCAGAAGAGGGAAGAGAAGgagaagggaaaaaaaaagaatagtaGAGAAGATAGAAGAAGAGAATGAAAGGGATAGCAAaggataaaatgaaaaatatttgggTTCTTAGTTTAGGGTTAGTTTggggtttttaaaaaaatagggTTGGTGACCTCTGTTTAGGGtttaaaaaaaagaattaaaGGATTTTTGTAGAgggtttaaaaaaaataaaagagggatTTTTTAGTATTTATACATTATTTGTTTAGTTTAGGATTTTTATATCGTTATAAATGTTATTTTTctgttgtttatttatttattttagaaatgttataattcatattttgatttatttttttaatttttttgtaaggTATTATTTCAATAAGAAAGGAAGGttgtttcatttattttagaAAGTGTCCActtatgtttatgtttgatttttaattcttatatttttttatgtttttattagaTTCAAATAACAACATTAGTCCTATTAGGTTTATTATGTTgagataatttatgttattttaacatttttttatgTAGGTAAAAGATGAAACCATTGAGTTGGAATTGATGAGATGTTTCTCTTATATTTTTAATGAgcatttttttttggtttattatTAGATGCACGTAACAACATATAGTCCAATTAGGTTTATTTTGTTTTGATAGTTTctattattttaacataatttttttgtttttatgtaGGTAAAAGATGAGACCATTAAGTTGGAATTTAtgagatatttttattttgttaattactgataaactgtaatttatacatatttttaccccatgtttaacgcattttatggatgattttccattagaattggtgaattcgatgctgccaatgctttaatttcatgttttacacttagaagagcataggagagcgaaaggaacgagaaacgggccaaaaacggagaaaatgggccaaagtatgaaatcaacatggcctagacctcctcagacgggcataccacacggccgtgtcaatttggcaggctcgagcacagcctaaagtaatcgcacatgggcgtgtcacacgtgccctgtcgagcccaagttgagtccaattcggaaaaaggctaattttgagggcttttaggcattccaaagcctataaatacatcctagagaaggaagaaagggGAGGACAGAGTaaagggtaaggaattactctaagaaagccgattgattcatcccagaagccggattcatcatcaagactgaagatctctctttaattctccttcaggagttttgggtttttttttatgttttgtattctttattattctgagatgttttcttatttagttataaactaaatcccctaaatacctaaggggaatgaaatctaagacgaatcttgttattattttctgaattgtatgataaatatttgacttgttcttaattatgtgttcttaattcttgttttgatatcccaggataccgattcaagataagctcttatttagaggaggaatagaccctgtttaagaaaacatttgtcataattaagcagagttgattgcgcgcctaggcatagg
Above is a genomic segment from Gossypium arboreum isolate Shixiya-1 chromosome 8, ASM2569848v2, whole genome shotgun sequence containing:
- the LOC108461590 gene encoding LOW QUALITY PROTEIN: probable glutathione peroxidase 4 (The sequence of the model RefSeq protein was modified relative to this genomic sequence to represent the inferred CDS: inserted 1 base in 1 codon), with product MGASESVPQKSIHEFTVKNSKGQDVDLSMYKGKVLLVVNVASKCGFTDSNYTQLTELYNKYKDKGLEILAFPCNQFXKQEPGTSQEAEEFACTRYKAEYPIFKKVRCNGPNTEPVFKFLKAKKSGFLGSRIKWNFTKFLVDKDGNVLSRYSPTTTPLAIEGDIKKALGVDT